In one Corallococcus sp. EGB genomic region, the following are encoded:
- a CDS encoding sigma 54-interacting transcriptional regulator, with the protein MVRAVARFGDDSGEEDRQLRTDALPAIRAAKVRVRLLILSGPDAGQSHPLSPGRYRVGADASSDVVIADRAVSRSHLLLDVREDGIQAVDVGSRNGSFCEGMRFTTLEVRPGAVLTLGTTELKLVPEGEKAHALPLSSRDRFGNLVGQSRRMREVFTLLERVAQGESDVLIQGETGTGKELCAEGLHTHGNRAKGPFVIVDLAGVAPQLLESELFGHVKGAFTGAQADRAGAFERAHGGTLFLDEVGELPLEVQPRLLRALERRQVKRVGANDYRSVNVRVVAATHQDLEGAVKAGRFRGDLFHRLAVLRVALPPLRERPEDIPLLIDTVLERMGKPPSTLSDQTRALLAQYPWPGNVRELRNVVDRVVSLGESALPEMPDTPRARPAPSSELDPEDTLSLALELPFKEAKERLIEGFERDYLRTLLERCGGNVSKASREAGIDRVYLRKLLRKHGLVSGPD; encoded by the coding sequence ATGGTCCGCGCCGTGGCGCGCTTCGGGGATGACAGCGGGGAGGAGGACCGGCAGCTGCGCACGGACGCCCTGCCGGCGATACGCGCGGCGAAGGTGCGGGTGCGGCTGCTCATCCTCTCCGGCCCGGACGCGGGCCAGAGCCATCCCCTGTCTCCCGGGCGCTACCGGGTGGGCGCGGACGCCAGCTCCGACGTGGTCATCGCGGACCGGGCCGTGTCTCGCAGCCACCTGCTCCTGGACGTGCGTGAGGACGGCATCCAGGCGGTGGACGTGGGCTCGCGCAACGGTTCGTTCTGCGAGGGCATGCGCTTCACCACCCTGGAGGTGCGCCCCGGCGCGGTGCTCACGCTGGGCACCACGGAGCTGAAGCTCGTCCCGGAGGGAGAGAAGGCCCACGCCCTGCCCCTGTCCTCCCGGGACCGGTTCGGCAACCTGGTGGGCCAGAGCCGCCGGATGCGCGAGGTGTTCACCCTGCTGGAGCGCGTGGCCCAGGGCGAGTCGGACGTGCTCATCCAGGGCGAGACGGGCACCGGCAAGGAGCTGTGCGCGGAAGGGCTGCACACGCACGGCAACCGCGCCAAGGGGCCCTTCGTCATCGTGGACCTGGCGGGCGTGGCGCCGCAGCTGCTGGAGTCGGAGCTGTTCGGCCACGTGAAGGGCGCCTTCACCGGCGCGCAGGCGGACCGGGCGGGCGCCTTCGAGCGCGCGCACGGCGGCACCCTCTTCCTGGACGAGGTGGGCGAGTTGCCCCTGGAGGTCCAGCCCCGGCTGCTGCGCGCGCTGGAGCGCCGGCAGGTGAAGCGGGTGGGCGCCAATGACTACCGCTCGGTGAACGTGCGGGTGGTGGCGGCCACGCACCAGGACCTGGAGGGCGCGGTGAAGGCGGGCCGCTTCCGGGGCGATCTGTTCCACCGGCTCGCGGTGCTGCGCGTGGCGCTGCCGCCCCTGCGCGAGCGGCCGGAGGACATCCCGCTGCTCATCGACACCGTGCTGGAGCGCATGGGCAAGCCGCCCAGCACCCTGTCGGACCAGACGCGCGCCCTGCTCGCCCAGTACCCGTGGCCGGGCAACGTGCGCGAGCTGCGCAACGTGGTGGACCGGGTGGTGAGCCTGGGCGAGTCCGCGCTGCCGGAGATGCCGGACACGCCTCGCGCTCGCCCGGCCCCATCGTCGGAGCTGGACCCGGAGGACACGCTGTCCCTGGCGCTGGAGCTGCCCTTCAAGGAAGCAAAGGAGCGCCTCATCGAGGGCTTCGAGCGCGACTACCTGCGCACGCTGCTGGAGCGGTGTGGCGGCAACGTGTCCAAGGCCTCGCGCGAGGCGGGCATCGACCGCGTCTACCTGCGAAAGCTCCTGCGCAAGCACGGCCTGGTGTCCGGTCCGGACTGA
- a CDS encoding GMC oxidoreductase translates to MSTTADHFDVVIVGSGFGGSVMAWRLADAGLRVCVLERGKAYPPGSFARSPYAMRHNFWDPSQGMLGLFNVWSFEGLGGVVSAGLGGGSLIYANVLLRKDEKTFIHEDLCNGGYEDWPVTRADLEVHYDAVERMMGAQRYPLEHAPYASTAKTLAMRIAAERLGRADDWQLPPLAVTFGNPGDVPVPGEPIREEHPNLHGRTRTTCHLCGECDIGCNTGSKNTLDYTYLSAAKRAGAELRTLAEVTEFWPAEGGGYVMRYLDHTQTPEDVPREGPKSMLPRSTVTGDRLVLAAGTFATPFLLLKNRRSFPGLSRQLGTRFCGNGDLLGFMRQCHDSSTGRKLPRMLDGGHGPVITSALHFRSQEEGGTGRGYYIEDAGYPEFVNWLYEGARQVPLLERGLKLTWRLIRGWTGHAHDSDVSDEIAELFGDCLGSATSLPLLGMGRDLPNGHMRLTDDGMLDIDWRMRGSREYFNEVRQSMADIARTLEGRLMQNPLSYLSRVITVHPLGGCPMGRGPDEGVVDSTGEAFGHPGLYVADGSMMPGPTGPNPSLTIAALADRFADALIASNRRTQPGQAWRAVEEGTWPFAPPM, encoded by the coding sequence ATGAGCACGACCGCTGACCACTTCGATGTCGTCATCGTGGGCTCGGGCTTCGGCGGTTCGGTGATGGCGTGGCGGCTGGCGGACGCGGGCCTGCGGGTGTGCGTACTGGAGCGGGGCAAGGCGTATCCGCCGGGCTCCTTCGCGCGCAGCCCGTACGCCATGCGCCACAACTTCTGGGACCCGAGCCAGGGCATGCTCGGCCTGTTCAACGTCTGGTCGTTCGAGGGGCTGGGCGGCGTGGTGTCCGCGGGGCTGGGCGGAGGGTCGCTCATCTACGCCAACGTGCTCCTGCGCAAGGACGAGAAGACCTTCATCCACGAGGACCTGTGCAACGGAGGCTACGAGGACTGGCCCGTCACCCGCGCCGACCTGGAGGTGCACTACGACGCCGTGGAGCGGATGATGGGCGCTCAGCGCTACCCGCTGGAGCACGCGCCCTATGCGTCCACCGCGAAGACGCTGGCCATGCGGATCGCGGCGGAGCGCCTGGGCCGCGCGGACGACTGGCAGCTGCCGCCGCTGGCCGTGACCTTCGGCAACCCCGGCGACGTGCCCGTCCCGGGCGAGCCCATCCGCGAGGAGCATCCCAACCTCCACGGCCGCACGCGCACCACCTGTCACCTCTGCGGGGAGTGCGACATCGGGTGCAACACGGGCAGCAAGAACACGCTCGATTACACGTACCTGTCCGCGGCGAAGCGCGCGGGAGCGGAGCTGCGCACGCTCGCGGAGGTGACCGAGTTCTGGCCCGCGGAGGGTGGCGGCTACGTGATGCGTTACCTGGACCACACGCAGACGCCGGAGGACGTGCCGCGCGAAGGGCCGAAGTCGATGCTTCCTCGCAGCACGGTGACCGGGGACCGGCTGGTGCTGGCGGCGGGCACGTTCGCAACGCCGTTCCTGCTCTTGAAGAACCGGCGGAGCTTCCCCGGGCTGAGCCGGCAGCTGGGCACGCGCTTCTGCGGCAACGGGGACCTGCTGGGCTTCATGCGCCAGTGCCACGACTCGAGCACCGGCCGGAAACTGCCGCGCATGCTGGACGGCGGGCACGGGCCGGTCATCACCAGCGCGCTGCACTTCCGGAGTCAGGAGGAGGGCGGCACGGGCCGTGGCTACTACATCGAGGACGCGGGCTACCCGGAGTTCGTCAACTGGCTCTACGAGGGCGCGCGCCAGGTGCCGCTGCTGGAGCGCGGCCTCAAGCTGACGTGGCGCCTCATCCGCGGGTGGACGGGACACGCGCACGACTCCGACGTGAGCGACGAGATCGCCGAGCTGTTTGGCGACTGCCTGGGCTCCGCGACGTCGCTGCCGCTGCTGGGCATGGGGCGCGACCTCCCCAATGGCCACATGCGGCTGACGGACGACGGGATGCTGGACATCGACTGGCGGATGCGCGGTTCGCGCGAGTACTTCAACGAGGTGCGCCAGTCGATGGCGGACATCGCTCGGACACTGGAGGGGCGGTTGATGCAGAACCCGCTCAGCTACTTGAGCCGGGTCATCACCGTGCACCCGCTGGGCGGCTGTCCCATGGGGCGCGGGCCGGACGAGGGCGTGGTGGACTCGACGGGTGAGGCCTTCGGGCACCCGGGGCTGTACGTGGCCGACGGCTCGATGATGCCCGGCCCCACCGGGCCCAATCCGAGCCTCACCATCGCGGCGCTCGCGGACCGCTTCGCGGACGCGCTCATTGCGTCGAACCGCCGGACGCAGCCAGGGCAGGCGTGGCGGGCGGTAGAGGAGGGGACATGGCCGTTCGCACCTCCGATGTGA
- a CDS encoding patatin-like phospholipase family protein: MSPAASRWLEHQARFKGRPWRWSLAVVGWVTVLLGVAQLFIPGPELRLLHANASAAPVHFFRFMGMFLVLFGCMLLHGLHEPRENQAAFLWSGLQKVGSCVLVLIAVARGLMSPLGLSLAAFDAVAAVLALGFYASLRQREQIITVLKPRAEVAPPELAGPSVNALRVAEAARGEVLPPRPPPAVSASAPGQTSPVEAPRRSLVLSGGGIRVAWQAGVVRALTDARLSFAHVDGTSGGIITLAMWLSGLSPAQMCERWRTLDVKDFVSLMPLDECSRPWGLAAVGDADGVTQRVFPHLGVDVEAIRANRERSGTFNVCDFTRKTNEAIPHTDVDRDLLVAGLSPPLILPPVARDGHLFLDSVWIQDANVMEAVRRGADEIWVAWCIGNTPRYHHGFFRQYVHMIELSANGALFAQLEQVRELNARILAGEQVPGHARPITVHLIKPEHPLPLDPEVYAGRVTAATLVDQGYSDACRYLAVADAQGLPLTPEITQMTEPANDLSFRETMAGPLAMGATDPEAGAHDGRSTPFTMHCTITIDDMEAFIRDANHAARLVAHVQYKPLGFDIPVREGSFNLFRATDDPRTKIMTYGLRFQAHGQDYYLDGTKTLRDDPGPDLWRDTTRLYSYLHQGVDARGPVVGAGVLVLGMRELIRLVSSMRSSRGGVEGAEVMARFGHLFLGALWDLYAAEAPIHERGGEAAHEHDR; the protein is encoded by the coding sequence ATGAGCCCGGCCGCGTCGCGATGGCTGGAGCACCAGGCGCGCTTCAAGGGGCGGCCCTGGCGCTGGTCGCTCGCGGTCGTCGGGTGGGTGACCGTCTTGCTCGGCGTGGCGCAGTTGTTCATCCCGGGGCCGGAGCTGCGCCTGCTGCACGCGAATGCGTCCGCCGCGCCCGTGCACTTCTTCCGCTTCATGGGCATGTTCCTGGTGCTGTTCGGCTGCATGCTCCTGCATGGCCTGCACGAGCCCCGCGAGAACCAGGCCGCCTTCCTGTGGTCCGGCCTCCAGAAGGTGGGGTCGTGCGTGCTGGTGCTCATCGCCGTGGCGCGCGGCCTGATGTCGCCGCTGGGGCTGAGCCTGGCCGCGTTCGACGCGGTGGCCGCCGTGCTGGCGCTGGGCTTCTACGCTTCGCTGCGCCAGCGCGAGCAGATCATCACCGTGCTCAAGCCCCGGGCGGAGGTGGCGCCTCCAGAGTTGGCCGGCCCCTCCGTCAACGCGCTGCGCGTGGCGGAGGCGGCCCGGGGCGAGGTGCTCCCTCCGAGGCCGCCGCCCGCCGTCAGTGCGAGCGCGCCCGGGCAGACGTCTCCGGTGGAGGCGCCACGGCGTTCACTGGTGCTGTCGGGCGGCGGCATTCGCGTCGCGTGGCAGGCGGGGGTGGTGCGCGCGCTGACGGACGCGCGGCTGTCCTTCGCCCATGTGGACGGCACGTCCGGCGGCATCATCACCCTGGCGATGTGGCTGTCCGGCCTGTCCCCCGCGCAGATGTGCGAGCGGTGGCGGACGCTGGACGTGAAGGACTTCGTGTCGCTGATGCCGCTGGATGAATGCTCGCGGCCCTGGGGGCTCGCGGCGGTGGGGGACGCGGACGGCGTCACCCAGCGCGTCTTCCCGCACCTGGGCGTGGACGTGGAGGCCATCCGCGCGAATCGCGAGCGTTCAGGCACCTTCAACGTCTGCGACTTCACCCGGAAGACGAACGAGGCCATTCCGCACACGGACGTGGACCGCGACCTGCTGGTGGCCGGCCTCTCCCCGCCGCTCATCCTGCCCCCGGTGGCGAGGGACGGGCACCTGTTCCTCGACTCGGTGTGGATCCAGGACGCCAACGTGATGGAGGCCGTCCGCCGGGGCGCGGACGAAATCTGGGTGGCCTGGTGCATTGGCAACACGCCCCGGTACCACCACGGCTTCTTCCGCCAGTACGTCCACATGATCGAGCTGAGCGCGAACGGCGCGCTCTTCGCCCAACTGGAGCAGGTGCGCGAGCTCAACGCGCGCATCCTCGCGGGCGAGCAGGTGCCGGGACACGCGCGGCCCATCACCGTGCACCTCATCAAGCCCGAGCACCCGCTGCCCCTGGACCCGGAGGTCTACGCGGGCCGCGTCACGGCCGCGACGCTCGTCGACCAGGGCTACTCGGACGCCTGCCGCTACCTCGCGGTGGCGGACGCCCAGGGCCTGCCCCTCACCCCGGAGATCACGCAGATGACCGAACCCGCCAACGACCTGAGCTTCCGCGAGACGATGGCCGGCCCGCTCGCGATGGGCGCCACCGACCCCGAGGCGGGCGCCCACGACGGGCGCTCCACGCCCTTCACCATGCACTGCACCATCACCATCGACGACATGGAGGCGTTCATCCGCGACGCGAACCACGCGGCCCGGCTGGTGGCGCACGTGCAGTACAAGCCGCTGGGCTTCGACATCCCCGTGCGCGAGGGGAGCTTCAACCTCTTCCGTGCCACGGATGACCCGCGCACGAAGATCATGACCTACGGCCTGCGCTTCCAGGCGCACGGCCAGGACTACTACCTGGACGGCACGAAGACGCTGCGCGACGACCCGGGGCCGGACCTGTGGCGCGACACCACGCGCCTCTACAGCTACCTGCACCAGGGCGTGGACGCGCGAGGCCCCGTCGTGGGCGCGGGCGTCCTGGTGCTGGGCATGCGGGAGCTGATCCGCCTGGTCTCCAGCATGCGCTCGTCGCGCGGAGGCGTGGAGGGCGCCGAGGTGATGGCCCGCTTCGGCCACCTGTTCCTGGGCGCGCTCTGGGACCTCTACGCCGCCGAGGCGCCGATCCACGAGCGAGGAGGGGAGGCCGCGCATGAGCACGACCGCTGA
- a CDS encoding acetoacetate decarboxylase family protein, giving the protein MFLPRRIQQQSGRYSRVDDIPYVLPVDSKGAPAMWAAFTVDARRAASLLPGNELHPLRVSRDRSVLLLSVIDYLRTDIGAYIEFSIALACTHGRRLAPPLLPLLFQKRYGAGQYVVDLPVNTEVSVKGGKGIWGMPKHLARLDFRMEDGSVSSRYEEGGQLAVRLRIERPRFAWLPLRMAAVNYCAFRGMLMKSTLYFRGRFAFRVGRRARGTLELGDHPRVQALRALGISPRPFFTGFFPASSGVLDDHFESWFLTQPSPPLDTYPEGLRSVVDLGQDPTPMPPPESVGAPLKVLQTEGPLPDAHPSGDARP; this is encoded by the coding sequence ATGTTCCTCCCTCGACGGATCCAGCAACAGTCCGGCCGCTACTCGCGGGTGGATGACATCCCCTACGTGCTGCCGGTGGACTCGAAGGGGGCCCCGGCGATGTGGGCCGCCTTCACCGTGGACGCCCGCCGCGCGGCGAGCCTGCTACCCGGCAACGAGCTGCACCCGCTGCGCGTGTCGCGCGACCGGAGCGTGCTGCTCCTCTCCGTCATCGACTACCTGCGGACGGACATCGGCGCATACATCGAGTTCAGCATCGCGCTCGCGTGCACGCACGGCCGAAGGCTGGCGCCACCCCTGTTGCCGCTGCTGTTCCAGAAGCGCTACGGCGCGGGGCAGTACGTGGTGGACCTGCCGGTGAACACGGAGGTCTCCGTGAAGGGCGGCAAAGGCATCTGGGGCATGCCCAAGCACCTGGCCCGGCTGGACTTCCGCATGGAGGACGGCTCCGTGAGCAGCCGCTACGAAGAGGGCGGCCAACTGGCGGTGCGCTTGCGCATCGAGCGCCCGCGATTCGCGTGGCTGCCGCTGCGGATGGCGGCGGTGAACTACTGCGCCTTCCGGGGCATGCTGATGAAGTCCACCCTCTACTTCCGCGGCCGGTTCGCCTTCCGCGTGGGGCGGCGGGCGCGGGGAACGCTGGAGCTGGGAGACCACCCTCGCGTGCAGGCGCTGCGCGCCCTGGGCATCTCCCCGCGCCCGTTCTTCACCGGCTTCTTCCCGGCGTCCAGCGGCGTGCTGGATGACCACTTCGAGTCGTGGTTCCTCACCCAGCCCTCACCGCCTCTGGACACGTACCCGGAAGGACTCCGGAGCGTGGTGGACCTGGGGCAGGACCCGACGCCCATGCCGCCGCCGGAGTCGGTTGGGGCACCGCTGAAGGTGCTCCAGACCGAGGGGCCGCTGCCGGACGCGCATCCGAGCGGGGACGCGCGGCCATGA
- a CDS encoding alpha/beta hydrolase, which produces MPAETIHATRYSEEIVPFLAGDGRALHLVHLSGLDRADKGPVVLVHGAGVRGNIFRAPVRQTVVDALIDDGYDVWLENWRASMDVEPAEWTLDQAAVLDHPPAIRTVRERTGADTVKAIIHCQGSTSFTMAAVAGLLPEVDLILSNAVSLHPVVPATAKLKLHHAAPLVSHLTPYLDPQWAYGGPTRTARMLTRVVQATHHECENLVCRWTSFTYGTGFPVLWRHENLNAQTHDWLQHEFGPVPFSFFRQMDACVRAGRLVPVEGMRALPEDLGVREPQTDARFVLFAGEENRCFLAESQRRSFEHLEHFHPGRHALHVLPGYGHLDVFMGKRASQDVFPLILEELDRPRATH; this is translated from the coding sequence ATGCCCGCGGAAACCATCCATGCGACTCGCTACTCCGAGGAGATTGTTCCCTTCCTCGCGGGGGACGGGCGTGCGCTGCACCTGGTGCACCTGAGCGGCCTCGATAGGGCGGACAAGGGGCCGGTGGTGCTGGTGCACGGGGCTGGCGTGCGCGGGAACATCTTCCGCGCGCCGGTGCGCCAGACCGTGGTGGATGCGCTGATAGATGACGGCTACGACGTGTGGCTGGAGAACTGGCGCGCCAGCATGGACGTGGAGCCGGCCGAGTGGACGTTGGACCAGGCCGCCGTCCTGGATCACCCGCCCGCCATCCGCACCGTGCGGGAGAGGACGGGCGCGGACACGGTCAAGGCCATCATCCACTGCCAGGGCTCCACCAGCTTCACCATGGCCGCGGTGGCGGGGCTGCTGCCGGAGGTGGACCTCATCCTCAGCAACGCGGTGTCGCTGCACCCGGTGGTGCCCGCGACCGCGAAGCTGAAGTTGCACCATGCCGCGCCGCTGGTCTCGCACCTGACGCCGTACCTGGATCCGCAGTGGGCCTACGGCGGCCCCACGCGCACGGCCCGGATGCTGACGCGCGTGGTCCAGGCCACGCATCACGAGTGCGAGAACCTGGTCTGCCGCTGGACCAGCTTCACCTACGGCACGGGCTTCCCGGTGCTGTGGCGCCACGAGAACCTCAACGCCCAGACGCACGACTGGCTCCAGCACGAGTTCGGCCCGGTGCCCTTCAGCTTCTTCCGCCAGATGGACGCGTGCGTGCGCGCCGGCCGCCTCGTGCCGGTGGAGGGCATGCGCGCGCTGCCGGAGGACCTGGGCGTGCGCGAGCCCCAGACGGACGCGCGCTTCGTCTTGTTCGCGGGCGAGGAGAACCGCTGCTTCCTCGCGGAGAGCCAGCGCCGCAGCTTCGAACACCTGGAGCACTTCCACCCGGGCCGGCACGCGCTGCACGTCCTGCCGGGCTACGGCCACCTGGACGTCTTCATGGGCAAGCGCGCGTCGCAGGACGTGTTCCCCCTCATCCTCGAAGAGCTGGATCGCCCCCGGGCAACCCACTGA
- a CDS encoding protocatechuate 3,4-dioxygenase, with protein MKCESPHQDLSPKIITRRSILRGIGLSLAAAPMAKLLVACGGDDDTTGGDTNSNTDAGTGADSGVAAPGFWATGGTAAMTAAAAYPDPFASGLGTVCNLTCEATLGPCYATTVDRKDISEGHDGLPVRLAFLVVDEACKPIPGATVDIWHAGPEGLYSGEDAIDFCTSGDATARAARWFRGVQTTDANGRVDFDTCFPGWYSSRTIHIHFTVRVNGQEFVTSQLFFDDSTSDDIVNNQPLYNTRGARDTTNQNDTVVSGDAVGDYLFATQRMSDGAMLASKTLVIRSSLGSANCAMPGGSGGGGGPGGPPPGGDGGMGPPPGWDGGMGPPPPGFDSGMP; from the coding sequence ATGAAGTGCGAATCCCCTCATCAGGACCTCTCCCCCAAGATCATCACGCGCCGGAGCATCCTGCGCGGCATTGGCCTGTCGCTGGCCGCGGCCCCCATGGCGAAGCTGCTGGTCGCCTGCGGTGGCGACGACGACACGACGGGCGGCGACACGAACAGCAACACCGATGCGGGCACGGGCGCGGACTCCGGCGTGGCGGCCCCGGGCTTCTGGGCCACGGGCGGCACCGCGGCGATGACAGCCGCCGCCGCGTATCCGGATCCGTTCGCGTCCGGCCTGGGCACGGTGTGCAATCTCACCTGTGAGGCCACGCTGGGGCCCTGCTACGCGACCACGGTGGACCGCAAGGACATCAGTGAGGGTCATGACGGCCTGCCGGTGCGCCTGGCCTTCCTCGTCGTGGACGAGGCGTGCAAGCCCATCCCGGGCGCCACGGTGGACATCTGGCACGCGGGGCCGGAGGGCCTGTACTCCGGCGAGGACGCGATCGACTTCTGCACGTCCGGTGACGCGACGGCCCGCGCGGCGCGGTGGTTCCGCGGCGTGCAGACCACGGACGCCAACGGGCGCGTGGACTTCGACACGTGCTTCCCCGGTTGGTACAGCAGCCGCACCATTCACATCCACTTCACGGTGCGGGTGAACGGCCAGGAGTTCGTCACGTCCCAGCTGTTCTTTGACGACTCGACGAGCGACGACATCGTCAACAACCAGCCGCTCTACAACACCCGCGGCGCGCGCGACACGACCAACCAGAACGACACGGTGGTCTCCGGGGACGCAGTGGGCGACTACCTCTTCGCCACGCAGCGCATGTCGGACGGCGCGATGCTGGCGTCCAAGACGCTGGTCATCCGCTCCTCCCTGGGCAGCGCGAACTGCGCCATGCCGGGCGGCAGCGGCGGTGGCGGTGGCCCTGGTGGTCCCCCGCCGGGCGGGGATGGTGGCATGGGTCCCCCACCTGGCTGGGATGGCGGCATGGGGCCTCCGCCGCCGGGCTTCGACAGCGGCATGCCCTGA
- a CDS encoding response regulator transcription factor: MGDRILLVEDDDQLGSQIVGHLRGAGFEPVWWREGRMLVSGELPDVSLVVLDLMLPGTYGLDMLKALRTFSEVPVLILSARNDTLDKVRALKLGADDYMTKPFWPEELVERVRARLRRPTLQKEQAVVEVGPLRIDLQGHMVQVQGRPVELTRVEFELLAALARRQQEAVTRQWLVEHVLDPEREGTERTLDVHVSRLRRKLGPVKCVETVWGVGYRLVPGEAA; the protein is encoded by the coding sequence ATGGGCGACCGCATCCTGCTGGTGGAGGATGACGACCAGCTCGGGTCCCAGATTGTCGGGCACCTGCGCGGCGCGGGCTTCGAGCCCGTGTGGTGGCGCGAGGGCCGGATGCTCGTGTCCGGCGAACTGCCGGACGTGAGCCTCGTGGTGTTGGACCTGATGCTCCCGGGCACCTATGGCCTGGACATGCTCAAGGCGCTGAGGACCTTCTCGGAGGTCCCGGTGCTCATCCTGAGCGCGCGCAATGACACGCTGGACAAGGTCCGGGCGCTGAAGCTGGGCGCGGACGACTACATGACCAAGCCCTTCTGGCCGGAGGAGCTGGTCGAGCGCGTGCGCGCGCGCCTGCGCCGCCCCACGCTGCAGAAGGAGCAGGCGGTGGTGGAGGTGGGGCCCCTGCGCATCGACCTGCAGGGGCACATGGTGCAGGTGCAGGGGCGGCCTGTGGAGCTCACGCGGGTGGAGTTCGAGCTGCTCGCGGCGCTGGCGCGCAGGCAGCAGGAGGCGGTGACGCGGCAGTGGCTGGTGGAGCACGTGTTGGATCCGGAGCGTGAGGGCACCGAGCGCACGCTGGACGTCCACGTGTCGCGGCTCCGGCGCAAGCTGGGGCCGGTGAAGTGCGTGGAGACGGTGTGGGGCGTGGGCTACCGGCTGGTGCCCGGGGAGGCTGCGTGA
- a CDS encoding cell wall metabolism sensor histidine kinase WalK: protein MKLRLRLALTAVAVTVPAVFALVQVEHSVRRRTTDEVIIASTLSQMQSGGRERCEAAPETWMVRPRSQRPPWEREGPPEGNSGPPSGAVAPNEPPGNGPGRGGPSLGDEGPFRLGARGPMGRRLPPLSLYPFDGQFVSRNPQAPTVDEELRKGVQDDGVGVRRYSKTDGALVQDLLLRMPWDGGPCEYVLARRVEPPGSPEVGLPPLYVWGVPTLLLLSAMVVALGPVVQRLRRLTEEVRASSGSGYEQPVTVTGSDEIAELARAFQQARAEIQARMAQQQAREQTLRDFLANTTHDVMTPLTVLQGHLAAMQQRMSAGQPLESGLMLSAMSEAHYMASLVHSLGAAARLEAGSPQVLHAPVDLNALVSRVLGRHQPIARPQRISLESGVPATPTWVMGDETLLEQAVSNVVLNGIRYGREDGHVAVVLATTRQQTFQLRVIDDGPGISEEERSRILERRFRGNSARTREPQGQGLGLHIVHNVVELHGWKMNLAPSEYGGLEVAFTGPLMSPPE from the coding sequence GTGAAGCTGCGGTTGCGGCTGGCACTCACGGCGGTAGCGGTGACGGTGCCCGCGGTGTTCGCGCTGGTGCAGGTGGAGCACTCGGTGCGCCGCCGCACCACGGACGAAGTCATCATCGCTTCCACGCTGTCGCAGATGCAGTCCGGAGGACGCGAGCGCTGCGAGGCCGCGCCCGAGACCTGGATGGTCCGCCCCCGCTCGCAGCGTCCTCCCTGGGAGCGCGAGGGCCCGCCCGAGGGCAACAGCGGCCCGCCTTCGGGAGCCGTCGCGCCAAACGAGCCGCCGGGAAACGGCCCCGGGAGGGGAGGACCGAGCCTCGGGGACGAGGGCCCCTTCCGGCTGGGAGCCCGGGGCCCGATGGGACGCCGCCTACCGCCGTTGAGCCTCTATCCCTTCGACGGGCAGTTCGTTTCGCGAAACCCGCAGGCCCCCACGGTGGACGAAGAGCTGCGCAAGGGCGTGCAGGACGACGGCGTGGGGGTGCGCCGCTACTCGAAGACGGACGGCGCGCTGGTGCAGGACCTGCTGTTGCGCATGCCCTGGGATGGAGGGCCGTGCGAGTACGTGCTCGCGCGTCGCGTGGAGCCTCCGGGGTCACCGGAGGTGGGGCTGCCGCCGCTGTACGTCTGGGGCGTGCCCACACTGCTCCTCCTGTCCGCGATGGTGGTGGCGCTGGGGCCGGTAGTGCAGCGCTTGCGCCGCCTGACGGAGGAGGTACGCGCGTCGTCAGGCAGCGGCTACGAGCAGCCGGTGACGGTGACTGGCAGCGACGAGATCGCGGAGCTGGCCAGGGCCTTCCAGCAGGCGCGAGCGGAGATTCAAGCACGGATGGCGCAGCAGCAGGCGCGCGAGCAGACGCTGCGCGACTTCCTGGCGAACACCACGCACGACGTGATGACCCCGCTCACAGTGTTGCAGGGGCACCTGGCCGCGATGCAGCAGCGGATGAGCGCGGGTCAGCCGCTGGAGTCGGGCCTGATGCTGTCCGCGATGAGCGAAGCCCACTACATGGCCTCGCTGGTGCACAGCCTGGGAGCGGCGGCGAGGCTGGAGGCAGGATCCCCGCAGGTGCTGCACGCGCCGGTAGACCTGAACGCGTTGGTTTCGCGAGTGCTGGGCCGGCACCAGCCCATCGCGAGGCCGCAGCGCATCTCGTTGGAGAGCGGAGTGCCGGCGACGCCCACCTGGGTGATGGGTGACGAGACGCTGCTGGAGCAGGCGGTGAGCAACGTGGTGCTCAACGGCATCCGTTACGGGCGCGAGGACGGCCACGTGGCGGTGGTGCTGGCGACGACGCGCCAGCAGACGTTCCAGCTGAGGGTCATCGACGACGGGCCAGGCATCTCCGAGGAGGAGCGATCGAGGATCCTGGAGCGCCGCTTCCGAGGCAACTCGGCCCGCACGAGGGAGCCGCAAGGTCAGGGCCTGGGACTGCACATCGTGCACAACGTGGTGGAGCTGCACGGCTGGAAGATGAACCTGGCCCCGTCGGAATACGGAGGCCTGGAGGTTGCCTTCACGGGCCCGCTGATGTCCCCTCCCGAGTGA